In the genome of Zygosaccharomyces rouxii strain CBS732 chromosome G complete sequence, the window TGACGCCCAAGAGTCTACCGTTCTCCAGAGGATATAGTAAGTAGGTGACTCTTTTTTACCCTTATCTGTACCTATGGCTTTACCTTCCTGGCACATGGTGGACCAgatttcattgataaatACCTGGGGCACTGATCTTTCGATTTCATTATTAACAAATATACTCTCTTGTACGGATTCTGATCCTTCTGTTACTATACTACCTTCAGCTGACATACACCATGCATTATGTGATTTTGCATACTGCAAAATAAGATCCATCCATGAACTTATCTGTTGTCTTCTAATAATCGAATTAGGCTGTCGTGTATAGAGTGGTGGAAATGAATATATTGGTGGTAAGGGCATCGGCATGATCTTTTGTCAGGTATGATTAAACCTCATTTACGTTTATTGTATGTGTAAGAACATCGGGCTCTGGAACTGCAATATGACAGTGATAACAACATTAAGTGGGACTAAAAAAGGTTATGGAGAGAAGAATACAAGAACTTGAAGAACAGCATGTTAGAGTTCATAAGGAAATGTTACAAACGCTCGACGAATTGTACCTAGCTAAACTCGGTAGTACTTCCTTAgacaaggaaaagagaagaacaGCTGAGGTTAGACGTCAATTGCAAATGAGTTTAGAGAAAAGCGCTGTCATTCTCAGAGCATTAGAAAGGTTGGGGAAGCAGAAATCCGGCACCGATGACAGTGATTCGACTACTGAGGGTCTACTTGCGCAAAGATTAGGTAAACTCATGGATACAAACTATAAATTAGATCATACTGTGAGCACAACGCTCTCAAGGCAAATTGAACTATCCAaacaattgagaaatgaaagaaaaacTTATGATACCCTTGCAAATCAGTTACGACAAGTCTCCTCGCAGTTACAAGCAGACAAATCTGCAAGCGAGATACAACAAGAACCAGAACCAATATCTCTACTGCAAGAGGACCCGCAACTAGAGCGAGAAAACGACACTATAGAACAGCTCCTTATAGCTTTGAAAGTGTTCGGCGGTTATGATTTTACAACTTGACGGTATTACCTTTTTTCTCCAGTGCCGCGTATAGTGTGACAATCTCGACGTTTCTTTTCCctatgaattttttttcaaaatttttcaaagctcatctcatctcatcttatcgaacattttcattttgtgCATTAGGTATTATTGCCCAGCTGGAACTCATTAAAGAGCCCTTGGCCTCAATCGTTCTACATATTCTGTTGGGTTGCATTACAAGAAATAAGCACTATGAAATACGTCGTGGTATCTGGTGGTGTTATCTCAGGTATTGGTAAAGGTGTTCTTGCATCTTCTACCGGTATGTTACTTAAGACCTTGGGTCTTAAGACAACCTCTATTAAGATCGATCCCTACATGAATATTGATGCTGGTACGATGTCTCCACTAGAGCACGGTGAATgttttgttcttgatgatGGTGGAGAAACCGATTTAGATTTGGGTAATTATGAACGTTACATGAATGTGACTCTAACTAAAGATCATAACATTACTACCGGTAAAATTTACTCTCATGTAATCTCTAAGGAACGTAAGGGTGACTACTTGGGTAAAACTGTTCAAATTGTTCCTCATTTGACCAACGCCATTCAAGATTGGATTGAACGTGTAGCGCGTATTCCAGTTGATGATACTGGTGAAGTTCCTGATGTTTGTATTATTGAATTAGGTGGTACAGTTGGTGACATTGAAAGTGCACCATTCGTTGAAGCATTAAGACAATTCCAGTTCCGTGTCGGTAAGGAAAATTTCTGCTTGATTCATGTTTCATTAGTTCCAGTAATCCATGGTGAACAGAAGACAAAACCAACACAAGCCGCTATCAAGGACTTAAGATCTCTTGGTTTAACCCCTGATATGATTGCTTGTAGATGCgccaaagaattggatcaaccaactattgaaaaaatcgCCATGTTTTGTCACGTTGGTCCAAGACAAGTGGTTAACGTTCATGATGTGGAAACCACTTACCATGTTCCTCTATTGCTTTCTCAAAAGATGCTTGCTTATTTGAGTGAAAGattagaattggaaaaaattcaattaaCAAATGAAGATCAACAAATTGGTCAACAGCTATTAGCTAAATGGAAGAACATGACTAACAATTTTGGCCATAGTGATCACTCTGTTAAAATTGCGCTTGTTGGTAAGTATACCAATTTGCGTGATTCTTATTTGTCGGTTATTAAGGCTCTTGAGCATTCATCCATGAAGTGCCGTactaaattggaaattcttTGGGTTGAAGCCAGCGACttagaatttgaatcaCAAACCACAGATAAATCGAAGTTCCACgaatcttggaaaaaaattagtGACGCTGATGGTATTTTGGTTCCAGGTGGTTTCGGGTCACGTGGTACTGAAGGTATGGTTTTAGCCGCTAAGTGGGCTCGTGAGAGTAACGTTCCTTATCTGGGTATTTGTCTAGGTCTACAAGTGGCTACTATTGAGTTCGCACGTAATGTATTGGGAATTAAAGATGGTAATAGCGCGGAATTCCATCCTGAATTGCcagaagaaaaacagaTTGTCGTTTACATGCCAGAAATTGACAAAGAAAACATGGGTGGTACGATGAGATTAGGTTTGAGACCAACTTACTTCCAAAAGGGTACCGAATGGGCTACTATTCGTAAAGTTTATGGTAACTGCCAATCCGTCGAAGAAAGACACCGTCACCGTTATGAAATTAATCCTACACTATTACAACGTTTCGAAGAAAAGGGTTTGCAATTTGTTGGCCGTGATGAATCCGGTAGCCGttgtgaaatttttgaattgaaaaaccATCCATATTTCGTCGCTACCCAATATCATCCAGAATATACATCAAAGGTTTTGGGACCATCCAGACCATTCTTGGGTTTCGTTGCAGCAGCCGCTGGCGTTCTTGAACCTTTGCTAGAAGGTAAGTACGAGTACGAAGGTACCGCTGATTTCTAaaaccaaattgaaattgtgTATACTAGGAGAGATTTTAGatagaaaaagaaataatcatgataataaaaattaaTAATAAACGCTTATCATTAGATCATAGCTATACATGTAGATAAATAGTAATCCGttaatttttaaattttatGCTATTTATTTGGTGATACCAATAACACCACAAGCTGGTCTACCACCAGCGTTACCGGTTTTTAGGGATTCGTCGTTACCGCCCTTACCCAAATCATCCTGGCCAGCGTGGACGACAACGGTTCTACCCAAGATAGAGTTTGGACCTAGCAATTTAACCAAAGAGTCGGTCTTCGAGCCCTTGGCGACACCAGAACCATCAGTGGCGATGTTACCCAAGTCACCAACGTGTCTAACTTCACCATCTGGGGCACCGTGGGTCTTACCGAATGGGTTGAAGTGAGGACCAGCTGAGGTACAGCCGTTAGTGTTGTCACCAAATTCGTGAATGTGGAAACCACGATGAGCGTTTGGACTGTTACCAGCAATTTCGTAGGAAATTGTGGTTGGACTACTTTCAGAAGATTGCTCAAAGTTAACGACACCGGAAACACCAGCGTCACCTCTCAAAACTGCAACTGCCTTAACCATTTTTGCtgaatattattattatagTTATTAGTCGTAACCTCTAAAGACTCGTTATCTTCTCTTTTCTAGGTACCTGAGAGGTTAAGTAAAATTTATGAGGGAAGGCTAGAGCAAATTGAGAAAACTGTacttatatatatatatgtagGTGTAATTGTAAGTGCGTATATGCGTATACGGTACCCAGTTCGTGTCTGGGAGAGAATTGACATGTCCTTGTCCCTGGTTGTGGCTTCCGCTCAGTAGGGGGCGAGGGCCGGGGGCAATTAGTAAGCCCTAAAGGCGCTAGCCGCCTGTTGCAGTAAGAAGCCCTTTGTCCCTTCTCAGGGGGTCAAGAGAACGAAGGAAGGCCTCTTAAGCCCGTTGGGGGTGAGATCATCGCAATGCGAGCGACTTCTCGCTTCAAACGCCGCTTGACGAGAAACGGTGTATGGGAGACAGATGGGAAACGAATGGGAAAAATGAAATACACCGAATCAGTCCTTTCTATCTTGGTCGCGCGATGGAGGAGGAGCTACTAACAGATAAGTAGTGCTTGCGACTATAACACCAGTGAATAACCACATTACAATGGTACTTGGCTTCCGTACGATTTGGCGAAAAAAATCGATTACCGAGTTGTTATGGAAAAAGCCCAtctttcttgttctctTGTTTTAGCTGCGTGTGCTGTTCTGATCTAACTAGTGCGGTTTCAAAGCATATACCTGGCCGATATCTTTCTTGcctttatatatatacatatatatatcaATGCCTAAAAAATATAGGTATAGGCACCCTATCAAGGCGAAGGGAGAGCGAAAGAGAATATGGTATAGGGATTATCAAGTACAGTGTGATTAAGTACAACTGTAGTTACCACAATTATTGTGTAGTCACCGCTTTGATTTGGTTTGTAACGCCCTGGATGGCAGAAACCTACAGTTTATCCAACACCAGCAACTATCATAAGACCGACAAGTCCGAGGCGGTGAGTTATCGGTGATTGGCGCAATTTTTAGGGAAAAGAGATTTGGTTAAGAGAGTTTACAGCGGTTAACACTACAGTACAATTTTGTTCACTACGGTGATCAATTGCATTCAGTTGCAGAAATGCAGGCTCTGTCCATTGGCGCTGTTGCAATTGGCGATGAGATGAAGTGCCAGGTAGAAGCTCCCCtatggaaaaaaaaatgcgATTACCCGGCCCTGAAAAATTATGTAGTAAATGTAGTAGGAAGTAAGAGAGAAAAGCGTACGGTGTACTTTTAATATGGATTAAGGTAAATCAGATCAGTTGGATCAAGatacaagaattgattggGACCATGAATCCATTTAGGATACTTGGTGATTTTTCTCACCTTGCTAGCATATTAATTTTAACACATACTGTGCAAAAAACCAATGTCATCGATGGTATTTCGTTCAAAACTCAGGTTCTTTACGTTCTAGTGTTTTTATCTCGTTATTTGGATCTTTTAACATTCCATTGGGTCTCTGCATATAACACATTGTTGAAGATTGTTTTCCTTGCATCATCCTTCTACATCGTGGTTCTCTTACAACGTTCGAAGGTCACGAATCCAATTGCCTATAAGGAAATGATTATGAAGGACAGTTTCAAAATACAATACCTTTTAGGTGGAAGTTTCCTTTTAGCGCTTTTCTTTCACCATAAATTCACATTTTTCGAAGTCCTGTGGAGTTTTTCAGTGTGGTTAGAGAGTGTGGCAATTTTGCCACAACTGTTCATGTTGTCAAAGAGTGCTAAGGCTGAAAGTTTGACTGTGCATTATATCTTTGCCCTTGGTCTATATAGGGCATTGTACATTCCAAATTGGATTTGGAGATATCAGTTTGAAGGTAAAGTAATTGATCACATTGCATTATTTGCAGGGATTGTTCAAATTCTAGTCTATTCTGATTTCTTCTACATATACTACAAGAAGGTTGTAAAACGTGGAGGAATAGGACTACCGGTGTAAAGAAGACCAAAAGtataaaaatatatatGCTTTCATACATAGATAAATATGTATGCAGACCTCATTTCAATCTCTCTTCAATTCGTAAAATTGTTTAGTAACGCCGTCCTTGGTAACAATTAAAATTTCTAGCCCATCACCAACTTGAATGTGTCTTTCCGTGGCTGATGTGAATGCGTCTCTAACCAATCTAATGACTTCATCAACgctcaaaaattttaatggTCTTTTGACTCTACCGTTACTCTCAGGCACATATTGGTTGTGGAAATTGACTTGGTTATCTAAAAACGGCATGATTAATGATGCTGCTGCACCACCTGCTCTACATTGCTCCCTTTCATATGAACCTACTGGATCAAACGAATAAACAGCACctttaccttcttcatctaaaCCTGCAATAATCGTCTGGACATAATAAGGGAAAAATCTTTTGCCATACAGTAAATGTTGAATATTTCTAGCTGCACTATTGAGCGATAATTTCTTGTCATTGTGATCAAAATGGTACCATTTAACGCTATTCTTAAACCTCTTAACTAATGCCTCTCCATCAGCAGCATATCCGTTGGCAGTTATTACGATGTTGTCACCACAATCAAACACTTTAGATTCATAACGAGAATTAATAGAATAATCGGTAGTATGTCTTGTATCACCCGCTAAAACTGCAAAATCTTCTCCTGCAATTCCTAAAACTGTACCACCATTATCTGTGTATGGATAGAATTGATACTGTATGGGGGGTGCTGCTGCCGATTGTGTATATGCCGGATCTGATACCAATGCGCTGCTCATCCTTGGGAGATTTGAACTTATTCGTAGTTATGTCTTGTACTTGTTGTAGTCTTTGACCTAGTGCTTTTGCCACCCTTAGGCTAAGTTAACTTCACCATATCTTGTTGTAGGCCCATCCGTTGATagtgatttgaaaatatctATATACAGGTATAAGAATAAGAACAAGAATCAAGACGTTAGGATCAATTGTAATAACCCCAAATCTTCCTACACCTACAATGCCATGTGCTCTCAGACCTCGGGATTGTTGCCTTCCTTTTCGTTCCCTCCTGTAGAATCCTTGCTTCACGTTCTAATCtgtttcattttcattgttCACTCCGATTAATTTTATTCATATGGATTCGACACAGCATAGATGAGCGGGCTGTCCTATCAatgttcaattgaattgaacGGAGTCGATATACCTCATCAAACACTTGTCTCTCTATCTTATCAATGTAGTAAGCCGTCCATCTGTCATTTGAAGTGAAGATGGCCTGCAAGTGATTCTTATCTGGCTGGAAACGACGTGAAatgacaaaaaaaaaaaaaaaaaaaaaaaaaaaaagaaaactacGGCAAAAATTCTCCATCGGATCTGCGAAGAAAcaatcaatcaatcaaCTGCTGCTTcggaagaagaaaaatattaactattattttcaaatgcttACAGCTTTTTTTAATGTATCTTGAATTATACTTAAGAAATAGTGATATTGTATTTCAAAGAGCTGATATCTGTTCCTAGTCTGGCATTCCActccatctcatctcataGCGCCTTTTCTTATTTCCGTAcatcatctcatctcatctcatctcatctcatctcatcagACCTAATAAGCATGAACAAGCTCGACCATATGAGCGAAAACAAGGTCGAGAGTGGAGCACACGTCTCTGTACAACCGCTAGAGGATTCCAAGTCCGTGGAAGAGGTATCAGTAAATGAGCCAAACTCTGTGGATTTGGAACACCAGTCAAAATGGGCATCATCAGGCACAAGTAAGGCCAGTAGACTCAGGCGGTTGTTTTTAGACTTTATCGAGGTGAACCATAACCAAGAAGGGTCTATTGTAGATGCTTTTGTCTACAATAAGGAGCTAAGGCCTGTGGAAAGTAGTAGAAGAACATGGAGTTGGAAATATTATGTTTTCTTTTGGATTAGTGGTACATTCAATGTTAACACATGGCAAATTTCTGCCACTGGATTACAATTAGGACTTAAGTGGTGGCAGAGTTGGATTTGTATCTGGTTTGGTTATTTGTTCGTTTCTACTTTTGTTGTGCTAGCGTCTCGTGTTGGTAACGTTTATCACTTGTCTTTCCCCATTGCCTGTCGTGTTGCGTTTGGAACttatttttcattatgGATTGTTCTCAATCGTGTTGTTATGGCATGCGTTTGGTATTCTACAATGGCGTATTTGGGTGGGCAATGTGTTCAATTGATGTTAAAGGCTATATTTGGTACTGACTTGGATCGTCGttttggtaatggtatcaaaaataataatttaGATTCCTTTCAGTTAGTCTCTTTTATCATCTACTGGATTTTCTCATTACCGTTTTTATGGTTTCCTCCTCATAAATTACGTGGTATCTTTGCCGCCAAGGCTTTTATTACACCCTTAGGAGCGTTCGCGCTTCTAATTTGGTCCGTTCGTAAGTGCGGCGGTAGCGTAGATCTCGGAGCTCTTAATGCGGGTAAAGATGTAAGCACACCGGTAAGGGCATGGGCCGTCATAAGATCGATTATGAGCGCCATGGATAATATGTCAACGTTGGTCCTTAATGCACCTGATTTCTCGagatttggtaaaaataaACGTGCCGCTTTATGGTCACAATGGATTTCAATTCCACTATGTTTTGGTGTCATTTCACTTCTGGGTATCGTATGTGTAAGTGCTGCTTATACTATCTATGGCGTTAATTATTGGAGTCCACTTGATATCTTGGCACGTTATTTACAAGGTTTTAGTTCAGGTGATCGTGCAG includes:
- the URA8 gene encoding CTP synthase URA8 (highly similar to gnl|GLV|CAGL0F04433g Candida glabrata CAGL0F04433g and similar to YBL039C uniprot|P28274 Saccharomyces cerevisiae), whose translation is MKYVVVSGGVISGIGKGVLASSTGMLLKTLGLKTTSIKIDPYMNIDAGTMSPLEHGECFVLDDGGETDLDLGNYERYMNVTLTKDHNITTGKIYSHVISKERKGDYLGKTVQIVPHLTNAIQDWIERVARIPVDDTGEVPDVCIIELGGTVGDIESAPFVEALRQFQFRVGKENFCLIHVSLVPVIHGEQKTKPTQAAIKDLRSLGLTPDMIACRCAKELDQPTIEKIAMFCHVGPRQVVNVHDVETTYHVPLLLSQKMLAYLSERLELEKIQLTNEDQQIGQQLLAKWKNMTNNFGHSDHSVKIALVGKYTNLRDSYLSVIKALEHSSMKCRTKLEILWVEASDLEFESQTTDKSKFHESWKKISDADGILVPGGFGSRGTEGMVLAAKWARESNVPYLGICLGLQVATIEFARNVLGIKDGNSAEFHPELPEEKQIVVYMPEIDKENMGGTMRLGLRPTYFQKGTEWATIRKVYGNCQSVEERHRHRYEINPTLLQRFEEKGLQFVGRDESGSRCEIFELKNHPYFVATQYHPEYTSKVLGPSRPFLGFVAAAAGVLEPLLEGKYEYEGTADF
- the ERD2 gene encoding Erd2p (similar to uniprot|P18414 Saccharomyces cerevisiae YBL040C ERD2 Integral membrane protein that binds to the HDEL motif in proteins destined for retention in the endoplasmic reticulum has a role in maintenance of normal levels of ER-resident proteins), which encodes MNPFRILGDFSHLASILILTHTVQKTNVIDGISFKTQVLYVLVFLSRYLDLLTFHWVSAYNTLLKIVFLASSFYIVVLLQRSKVTNPIAYKEMIMKDSFKIQYLLGGSFLLALFFHHKFTFFEVLWSFSVWLESVAILPQLFMLSKSAKAESLTVHYIFALGLYRALYIPNWIWRYQFEGKVIDHIALFAGIVQILVYSDFFYIYYKKVVKRGGIGLPV
- the MCM16 gene encoding Mcm16p (similar to uniprot|Q12262 Saccharomyces cerevisiae YPR046W MCM16 Protein involved in kinetochore-microtubule mediated chromosome segregation binds to centromere DNA) encodes the protein MERRIQELEEQHVRVHKEMLQTLDELYLAKLGSTSLDKEKRRTAEVRRQLQMSLEKSAVILRALERLGKQKSGTDDSDSTTEGLLAQRLGKLMDTNYKLDHTVSTTLSRQIELSKQLRNERKTYDTLANQLRQVSSQLQADKSASEIQQEPEPISLLQEDPQLERENDTIEQLLIALKVFGGYDFTT
- the VPS25 gene encoding ESCRT-II subunit protein VPS25 (similar to uniprot|P47142 Saccharomyces cerevisiae YJR102C VPS25 Component of the ESCRT-II complex which is involved in ubiquitin-dependent sorting of proteins into the endosome), which gives rise to MPMPLPPIYSFPPLYTRQPNSIIRRQQISSWMDLILQYAKSHNAWCMSAEGSIVTEGSESVQESIFVNNEIERSVPQVFINEIWSTMCQEGKAIGTDKGKKESPTYYILWRTVDSWASLILQWFESAGKLQQVVTIYELSQGDESIGWEFHGMPEPLTADCLKPLCHRHRATIVNDEYGKPVAVKVV
- the FUI1 gene encoding uridine permease (similar to uniprot|P38196 YBL042C Saccharomyces cerevisiae FUI1 High affinity uridine permease localized to the plasma membrane not involved in uracil transport) — its product is MNKLDHMSENKVESGAHVSVQPLEDSKSVEEVSVNEPNSVDLEHQSKWASSGTSKASRLRRLFLDFIEVNHNQEGSIVDAFVYNKELRPVESSRRTWSWKYYVFFWISGTFNVNTWQISATGLQLGLKWWQSWICIWFGYLFVSTFVVLASRVGNVYHLSFPIACRVAFGTYFSLWIVLNRVVMACVWYSTMAYLGGQCVQLMLKAIFGTDLDRRFGNGIKNNNLDSFQLVSFIIYWIFSLPFLWFPPHKLRGIFAAKAFITPLGAFALLIWSVRKCGGSVDLGALNAGKDVSTPVRAWAVIRSIMSAMDNMSTLVLNAPDFSRFGKNKRAALWSQWISIPLCFGVISLLGIVCVSAAYTIYGVNYWSPLDILARYLQGFSSGDRAGVFLIAAVFAFDQLGANLSQNAIPAGTDMSALLPKFISIRRGSYICACLSLCICPWNLLASSSKFTTALSAYAVFLSAIAGVIFADYYIVRKGYIDVFHCYSKKPESYYKYNRWGTNWRAVVAYVVGIVPNFPGFLGSTGVHVTEGSMKVYYLNYFIGYLLGAIVYTALVYFFPIDGVPEDTKITDFVWREQWVEVEDFDYQRQIFEKES
- the PRE7 gene encoding proteasome core particle subunit beta 6 (highly similar to uniprot|P23724 Saccharomyces cerevisiae YBL041W PRE7 20S proteasome beta-type subunit), giving the protein MSSALVSDPAYTQSAAAPPIQYQFYPYTDNGGTVLGIAGEDFAVLAGDTRHTTDYSINSRYESKVFDCGDNIVITANGYAADGEALVKRFKNSVKWYHFDHNDKKLSLNSAARNIQHLLYGKRFFPYYVQTIIAGLDEEGKGAVYSFDPVGSYEREQCRAGGAAASLIMPFLDNQVNFHNQYVPESNGRVKRPLKFLSVDEVIRLVRDAFTSATERHIQVGDGLEILIVTKDGVTKQFYELKRD
- the SOD1 gene encoding superoxide dismutase SOD1 (highly similar to uniprot|P00445 Saccharomyces cerevisiae YJR104C SOD1 Cu Zn superoxide dismutase some mutations are analogous to those that cause ALS (amyotrophic lateral sclerosis) in humans), which encodes MVKAVAVLRGDAGVSGVVNFEQSSESSPTTISYEIAGNSPNAHRGFHIHEFGDNTNGCTSAGPHFNPFGKTHGAPDGEVRHVGDLGNIATDGSGVAKGSKTDSLVKLLGPNSILGRTVVVHAGQDDLGKGGNDESLKTGNAGGRPACGVIGITK